ATGtaaattattgatttgttttatgGGAAAAGCTATGTGATGATCAGCTAGtcattttattattgttttgtttaaaaccTGTCTGTTGTCTAATATTCACACTAAGCATGATTTTTAAtcctaattatttttattttaacagctaaGAAAAAGTCAAGCcacttttaatacaaaaaaaaaacatactttttcaGTAATTGCCGGAAGGACCTGTCGCGTTGACCGCCGCCCTCGCTCTCGTGTGAATGTTCAATCTATACAAATCCGGCGGAAGCATCTGCAACGTAAATCGGACCGCATCGATTAtctccaccagcagcagcactgCGGCATCCCCCTTCGTGCGCAAGATGGCCGGAGCGGCGCTGAACGTCGTGGTCGAGAAGCTGAACGAGTTTGCCCCGGAGAATCTGGCGGAAAAGTGGGACAACGTGGGCCTGCTGATTGAACCGTTTACGAAGAGGTGAGTGAAAGTGTTTTGAagggtttttattttattttcaggatttttattttattttaggaacattaacaaaattttgctcACAAACGATCTGACGGAGAATGTGATGAGTGAGGCAATGGCTCGAAGTTCCGACATGATAATCTCGTACCATCCGCCAATTTTTGCTCCGTTGAAGAGAATTACGCAGAAATCGTGGAAGGAGCGCATCGTTTCGATTTGTTTGGAGAACAAGATTGCGCTCTACTCGCCGCATACCTGTTGGGATGCGGTGACCAATGGAGTCAACGATTGGCTAGCCGCGTCGTTGCCAC
This is a stretch of genomic DNA from Culex pipiens pallens isolate TS chromosome 1, TS_CPP_V2, whole genome shotgun sequence. It encodes these proteins:
- the LOC120425009 gene encoding NIF3-like protein 1, coding for MFNLYKSGGSICNVNRTASIISTSSSTAASPFVRKMAGAALNVVVEKLNEFAPENLAEKWDNVGLLIEPFTKRNINKILLTNDLTENVMSEAMARSSDMIISYHPPIFAPLKRITQKSWKERIVSICLENKIALYSPHTCWDAVTNGVNDWLAASLPLASAQPVMENLSNPSIGAGRLCVIQGEITLGAAVDRIKAYTKLKDLKLAVAVNRNLESPIRTFAVCAGSGTSVLKGVKADLYITGEMFHHDVLDANHQNIHVILLNHSNSERGYLPIFREILRSMLKDYQGIQIDISEQDADPLQTY